From the genome of Pseudomonas sp. TMP9, one region includes:
- a CDS encoding DUF2835 domain-containing protein translates to MPSLVFDIALSAERLRAVYQGRANRILVQSRDGRSVSVPAHHFRPFLTHDGVYGSFELEFSIAGELLSLRRIG, encoded by the coding sequence ATGCCCAGTCTGGTGTTTGATATTGCGTTATCAGCCGAGCGCTTGCGTGCCGTCTATCAGGGGCGCGCCAACCGGATATTAGTGCAAAGTCGCGATGGGCGGAGTGTCAGTGTACCGGCTCACCATTTTCGGCCGTTTCTCACCCATGACGGTGTTTACGGATCCTTCGAACTTGAGTTCAGTATTGCGGGTGAGTTGCTCAGCCTGCGCCGTATCGGTTGA
- a CDS encoding DUF6685 family protein, which produces MSLPEQPSTISSRLGALAQRLGLVGRGQRQILERASQLKLPFNALPQLRESIGWQDGPQLHRLIDLPRSSLSGPVQEDKAQAHAMLVRVIETQKQQLTSFDLRMIEGLSACNPQQDSHASFETFAASGACRQVRIISYKDFVKIISTALPRFLAGERIGLRQASWRGDRVFWAGEHHSEAFACAIAYARRRELEVNLPAELSYYRLSEQGLADLQQHYHVLGMPNAAWSDSAFMALLLDKGLPYARLSLLGGPGAAEFLLLPKHSPEANALGEGLRLAGAPDVVGYLRQLKNNA; this is translated from the coding sequence ATGAGTCTGCCTGAGCAGCCCTCCACCATAAGCTCACGCCTGGGTGCTTTGGCACAACGGCTGGGCCTTGTCGGCCGTGGACAACGGCAGATCCTTGAGCGCGCCAGCCAGCTAAAACTGCCATTCAACGCACTGCCGCAGCTGCGTGAAAGTATCGGCTGGCAAGATGGACCTCAGCTGCACCGTCTTATAGACCTGCCGCGCAGCTCGCTCTCAGGCCCTGTGCAGGAAGACAAAGCGCAGGCACACGCCATGTTAGTGCGCGTCATTGAAACGCAAAAACAGCAACTGACATCATTCGACCTGCGCATGATTGAGGGGTTATCCGCCTGCAATCCTCAACAGGATAGCCACGCGAGCTTCGAAACCTTCGCCGCCAGTGGGGCGTGCCGACAAGTGCGCATCATCAGTTACAAGGATTTCGTCAAAATAATCAGTACGGCGCTGCCGCGTTTTCTCGCGGGCGAACGCATCGGTTTGCGACAAGCCAGCTGGCGGGGTGATCGCGTATTTTGGGCGGGCGAGCATCACAGCGAAGCTTTTGCCTGCGCCATTGCCTATGCCCGTCGACGCGAGCTGGAAGTCAACCTACCGGCCGAACTCAGCTATTACCGTTTAAGCGAGCAAGGCCTGGCTGACCTGCAGCAGCATTACCACGTATTGGGCATGCCCAATGCGGCATGGAGCGACTCGGCCTTTATGGCGCTGCTGCTGGATAAGGGCCTGCCCTATGCGCGCCTTTCCCTGCTGGGCGGCCCAGGCGCTGCGGAGTTTCTGCTATTACCCAAGCACTCACCCGAGGCCAACGCATTGGGTGAGGGATTGCGCCTGGCGGGGGCGCCGGATGTAGTCGGGTATCTGCGGCAACTTAAAAACAATGCGTGA